Proteins co-encoded in one Christiangramia fulva genomic window:
- a CDS encoding cytochrome c biogenesis CcdA family protein: MDFIGFSFLQGVLAFLAPCAVALLPAYILAFISRNPESAEKTSARLGRGFKLASLSILGILLIYSAAGIMIVLASQVLKDYMKWITIGMGVILIILGVLMLLGKSVSFSFNIHNSNSKTEAGEAFIFGIGYAIGALGCLFPLFLIVATQALAAESVLEGISYILAYFAGISGMMSLTIILAIFAKDFLLKNLGRILPYMEKITAILIFIAGVYVINYQMALF, encoded by the coding sequence ATGGATTTTATAGGATTCTCATTTCTTCAGGGAGTACTTGCTTTTTTGGCCCCATGTGCGGTTGCCTTATTACCCGCCTATATTCTGGCTTTTATATCACGAAATCCAGAAAGTGCCGAAAAAACTTCCGCGCGATTAGGCCGTGGCTTTAAACTGGCTTCGCTGAGTATTTTGGGAATTCTCCTTATCTATAGTGCAGCCGGAATCATGATAGTTTTGGCGAGCCAGGTCTTAAAGGATTATATGAAATGGATTACCATTGGCATGGGTGTGATCTTAATCATACTGGGGGTACTTATGCTTCTGGGAAAAAGCGTGTCTTTTTCTTTTAATATCCACAATTCAAATTCAAAAACTGAAGCCGGTGAGGCCTTTATTTTCGGAATTGGATACGCTATTGGTGCATTAGGATGTCTTTTCCCACTATTTCTAATTGTGGCTACACAGGCACTGGCAGCAGAATCAGTTTTAGAAGGGATTTCGTATATCCTGGCCTATTTTGCCGGCATTAGTGGAATGATGAGCCTCACCATCATCCTGGCAATTTTTGCAAAGGATTTTTTGTTGAAAAACCTTGGAAGAATACTCCCGTATATGGAAAAGATTACCGCTATACTAATTTTCATAGCAGGAGTATATGTGATCAATTATCAAATGGCACTGTTCTAA
- a CDS encoding DUF6789 family protein, with protein MKSKKLKIGFLLLLLLLSAVGPILFPLAQAGYGKLSVMALKYLVPSIILIFIVLLFIHNLKFSLLKRQIITGILAGFAGTIGLEIVRIIGYKIGWMPGNLPQLMGVLLLDQFATGPNLTSNLAGWAYHFWNGAAFGIIYSLLTGRGKIWMGMVFGFLIGVGFMVSPVVKSLGIGIFGLQFKDGYQFIMTVVLAHLAFGAVLGFLVKKMNKGTPGFPGLLKS; from the coding sequence ATGAAATCTAAAAAACTAAAGATTGGATTTTTGCTGTTGCTATTATTACTGAGCGCAGTTGGCCCTATTCTATTTCCTTTGGCGCAAGCTGGTTATGGTAAGTTATCTGTAATGGCGTTGAAATATTTAGTCCCTTCAATAATATTAATTTTTATTGTTCTATTATTTATTCACAATCTAAAGTTTTCACTTCTCAAAAGACAAATAATTACCGGAATTCTCGCAGGATTCGCCGGGACTATAGGATTGGAGATTGTAAGAATAATAGGTTATAAAATAGGTTGGATGCCTGGAAATCTTCCCCAGCTTATGGGCGTATTACTTTTAGATCAATTTGCCACGGGTCCCAATCTAACTTCAAATCTCGCCGGATGGGCATATCATTTCTGGAATGGAGCCGCCTTTGGTATTATATACAGCCTTTTAACAGGACGTGGAAAAATATGGATGGGGATGGTCTTCGGCTTTTTAATTGGCGTGGGATTTATGGTTAGCCCGGTAGTTAAATCATTAGGAATTGGAATTTTCGGACTTCAGTTTAAAGATGGCTATCAGTTTATAATGACCGTTGTTCTGGCTCATTTGGCTTTTGGTGCGGTTTTAGGTTTTCTGGTGAAGAAAATGAATAAGGGAACGCCAGGTTTCCCCGGGCTATTAAAAAGTTGA
- a CDS encoding peroxidase-related enzyme (This protein belongs to a clade of uncharacterized proteins related to peroxidases such as the alkylhydroperoxidase AhpD.), whose product MSRIKVIQPDEAEGRLKEIYLQLKKQRGQLAGVHKIQSLRPESIVKHMDLYMEIMYSKSELSRAQREMMAVVVSKTNNCSYCVAHHASALNKYWKDDKQIKDLQENFLKLDLVSKDRALCVFAETLTKNRDIVNYGSLTDGLRDVGFSDEAILDAALVVSYFNFVNRMVLSLGVELEGDHGENYNY is encoded by the coding sequence ATGAGTAGAATAAAAGTGATTCAACCCGATGAGGCCGAAGGGCGCCTTAAAGAGATCTATTTGCAACTTAAAAAACAACGTGGCCAATTAGCGGGGGTGCATAAAATCCAGAGTTTACGTCCAGAAAGTATCGTTAAACATATGGATTTATATATGGAAATCATGTATTCTAAATCTGAACTTTCCCGGGCTCAGAGAGAGATGATGGCCGTTGTGGTCTCTAAAACCAATAATTGCAGTTATTGTGTGGCCCATCATGCAAGTGCGCTGAATAAATACTGGAAGGATGATAAACAGATAAAAGATCTTCAGGAAAACTTCTTAAAATTAGATCTGGTCTCAAAAGATCGGGCTTTATGCGTTTTTGCTGAAACACTCACAAAAAATCGGGATATTGTAAACTATGGCAGCCTGACTGATGGATTACGGGATGTAGGTTTTAGCGATGAAGCTATTCTTGATGCTGCACTGGTAGTCTCTTACTTCAATTTTGTTAACCGCATGGTTCTAAGTTTAGGCGTGGAACTGGAGGGGGATCACGGAGAAAATTATAACTATTAA
- a CDS encoding FAD-containing oxidoreductase has protein sequence MKFDAIIIGTGQAGPSLAASMAKHGWKVAIVEKGNLGGTCVNVGCTPTKAYVASARRAFIAKSSDKLGIEVQGNIRVNLKTIKNRKDKIIEDSRNGLGKMLEDNENIHLIRGKAVFIDNNTISVEGKTYTANKIYINVGGKPRIPDGFKDVEYLTNESILELEEIPEHLIIVGGGYIGLEFGQMFRRFGSKVTILDRGNQLLKKEDPEFGKAIQEIFENEGIEVRLNSECITGANKDGKVEVSVNCEESEIKIRGSHLLLASGRVPNTADLGLENTEVKLNERGYILVNDRLQTSAGNIWALGDCNGEGAFTHTAYNDFQIVNSQLFEEKKRKLSDRFTCYAAFIDPPLARVGMNASDIERAGIKALVASRPMKKIARAKEMGETQGMLKIYVEEETKKILGATFLGTGADEYIHTVIDQMYAGQEFTVIRDAVHIHPTVSELIPTMLENPKPIQAG, from the coding sequence ATGAAATTCGATGCAATAATTATTGGAACAGGACAGGCAGGGCCTTCCCTGGCAGCAAGTATGGCCAAACACGGGTGGAAAGTTGCAATTGTTGAAAAGGGGAATTTGGGCGGTACCTGTGTCAATGTGGGCTGTACGCCAACCAAAGCTTATGTTGCAAGTGCAAGACGGGCCTTTATAGCTAAGAGTAGTGATAAACTGGGTATTGAGGTTCAGGGGAATATCCGCGTAAACCTAAAAACCATTAAAAATCGGAAAGATAAAATCATTGAAGATTCCCGCAATGGTTTGGGTAAAATGCTGGAGGACAATGAAAATATTCACCTTATTCGGGGGAAAGCTGTTTTTATAGATAACAATACCATATCTGTAGAAGGAAAGACCTACACAGCAAATAAGATTTATATCAATGTTGGAGGTAAACCGCGAATACCCGATGGTTTTAAAGATGTTGAATACTTAACCAATGAGAGCATCCTTGAATTAGAAGAAATTCCGGAACATCTTATAATTGTTGGTGGCGGTTACATAGGACTGGAGTTTGGACAAATGTTCCGCAGATTTGGGAGTAAAGTGACCATACTGGACAGAGGAAATCAGTTATTGAAAAAGGAAGATCCCGAATTTGGAAAAGCCATTCAGGAGATTTTTGAAAATGAAGGAATTGAGGTTCGATTAAATTCTGAATGTATAACTGGGGCAAATAAAGATGGAAAAGTGGAGGTTTCGGTAAATTGTGAGGAATCAGAAATAAAAATCCGGGGTTCACATTTGCTATTGGCTTCGGGTCGTGTTCCTAATACCGCCGATTTAGGACTCGAGAATACAGAAGTAAAATTAAATGAAAGAGGATACATTCTGGTAAATGATAGATTACAGACCAGTGCGGGTAATATTTGGGCACTGGGTGATTGTAACGGGGAAGGGGCTTTTACCCATACCGCCTACAATGATTTTCAAATAGTCAATTCCCAGTTATTTGAAGAGAAAAAGAGAAAACTTTCTGATAGGTTTACCTGCTATGCCGCCTTTATAGATCCACCCCTTGCCCGCGTTGGTATGAACGCTTCTGATATCGAACGAGCCGGCATAAAAGCCCTGGTAGCCTCAAGGCCAATGAAAAAGATCGCCAGGGCTAAAGAAATGGGCGAAACCCAGGGAATGTTGAAAATTTATGTGGAAGAGGAAACCAAAAAGATCCTTGGAGCGACTTTTCTGGGTACAGGTGCCGATGAGTATATTCATACCGTGATAGATCAAATGTATGCCGGTCAGGAATTTACCGTAATACGGGATGCAGTACATATACACCCCACAGTAAGTGAATTGATCCCTACGATGCTGGAGAATCCCAAACCCATTCAAGCGGGATGA
- a CDS encoding patatin-like phospholipase family protein, whose product MRALVISGGGSKGAFAGGIAEFLIKDCQISYDIFVGTSTGSLLIPLLAIGEIDRLKAIYTSVSQQDIFSSNPFIISKKNGEVVLRINHFNILKMFLKGAKSFGESKNLRKLICKIVTEEDYLKIKQNSSEVIVTVANLSYNRVEYKRLKDYDYHDFCDWIWASANMVPFMSLLTKDGCEFADGGMGNIVPIGEAINRGACEIDVIVLKTEQPITKKKPVRNALELTTRTFDFMINQIIVDDITIGNLQSKHSRVNLNFYHPPELLTKNSLIFNPETMKMWWEKGYNFARSNNPQCHCIEPKSISL is encoded by the coding sequence ATGAGAGCCCTGGTTATTTCTGGTGGCGGCAGTAAAGGCGCATTTGCCGGGGGTATTGCGGAATTTCTTATTAAAGACTGTCAAATATCTTACGACATTTTTGTGGGAACTTCAACAGGAAGCCTTCTTATCCCACTCCTGGCCATTGGAGAAATTGACAGGTTAAAAGCAATTTACACCTCTGTTTCTCAACAGGATATCTTTAGCAGCAATCCTTTTATTATCTCAAAAAAGAATGGAGAAGTTGTGCTGCGTATCAATCATTTTAATATTTTAAAAATGTTCCTAAAGGGTGCAAAATCCTTTGGCGAAAGCAAGAACCTGAGAAAATTGATATGCAAGATCGTCACTGAGGAAGATTATTTAAAAATTAAGCAGAACTCTTCCGAAGTAATTGTTACCGTGGCCAACCTGAGCTATAACCGGGTAGAATATAAGCGGCTAAAAGATTATGATTACCATGACTTTTGCGACTGGATCTGGGCTTCGGCAAATATGGTTCCTTTTATGAGCCTTCTTACCAAAGATGGTTGCGAATTTGCAGATGGGGGAATGGGTAATATCGTTCCTATTGGTGAAGCCATAAATCGTGGAGCCTGTGAAATTGATGTTATTGTTTTAAAAACAGAACAACCAATTACAAAAAAGAAACCTGTTAGAAATGCTTTGGAACTAACTACGCGAACTTTTGATTTTATGATCAATCAAATTATTGTTGATGATATTACCATAGGAAATTTACAAAGTAAGCATTCACGGGTGAACTTAAACTTTTACCATCCGCCGGAACTTCTTACCAAAAATTCTCTCATTTTTAACCCTGAAACCATGAAAATGTGGTGGGAAAAAGGATATAATTTTGCCAGGAGTAACAATCCTCAATGCCATTGCATAGAACCTAAATCAATTTCATTATGA
- a CDS encoding thiamine pyrophosphate-dependent enzyme has protein sequence MAKNVSEQLLDILIHLGVKQVYGVTGDALNFFVKAIENSEDIEWIGMKHEGNASFAAFGDSQTSGKLGVCAGTVGPGALHLINGLYNAKKERTPVIAITGQVPQRQEGTNFFQEVDLKKVFDDICDYQAIIKTPEQAPMVIQRAIKIALANNAVCRIELPANVAEMTAENQEFIHPIKKYTSSLVPSEEVVAEAASILNKSKKIGILAGDGCRESRTAVLGLSKKLKAPITHTLRASDIFDHDTENVVGLTGLIGNPSGYNAVMQCDVLLMLGTDFPYIEFLPHKTKTIQVDIRQENIGNRTAVDLGIWSDISSFLKILLPKIETKKDADFLNKLRDNFQKWKANMAQQASASRDNEPLHPQIFADQINRYAANDAIFTVETGTSAIWAAHHISFHSQRRVIGSFNHGSMAVGFPAAIGAQFSNPGKEVWCLSGDGAFNMAMQDFITAVKYKLPIKVLIFNNSELGFVKLEMEKAGLSPSLKALEEVNMNFADYAKLCGGDGIRVEHAGDIEKAIIQAKNSKKPFIIDAVVSSGALSLPPHIGFKEVFGFGTSKIKEAVQIVSGDKSQWENLKKELESYFN, from the coding sequence ATGGCTAAAAATGTATCGGAACAACTGCTGGATATTTTAATTCATCTTGGTGTAAAACAGGTTTATGGTGTTACCGGGGATGCTTTGAATTTTTTTGTAAAAGCAATTGAAAATAGTGAAGATATAGAATGGATTGGGATGAAGCACGAGGGGAATGCTTCTTTTGCTGCTTTTGGAGACAGTCAAACCTCTGGGAAATTAGGAGTTTGTGCCGGTACGGTGGGACCCGGGGCACTTCATTTAATAAATGGACTGTACAATGCTAAAAAGGAACGCACTCCTGTAATAGCCATTACCGGCCAGGTACCACAACGCCAGGAGGGCACTAATTTTTTTCAGGAAGTAGATTTAAAAAAGGTCTTTGATGATATTTGTGATTATCAGGCGATTATAAAAACCCCTGAACAGGCTCCAATGGTAATACAGCGGGCAATTAAAATTGCTTTAGCCAATAATGCGGTTTGCAGGATAGAACTTCCGGCTAATGTTGCCGAAATGACTGCAGAAAACCAGGAATTCATACATCCTATAAAAAAGTACACTTCAAGCTTGGTTCCCAGCGAAGAGGTAGTAGCTGAAGCAGCTTCAATTTTAAATAAATCAAAAAAGATTGGTATTCTGGCCGGTGACGGTTGTCGGGAGTCCAGGACCGCTGTTTTAGGGCTTTCAAAGAAATTAAAAGCACCAATTACACACACCTTAAGAGCAAGCGATATTTTTGATCACGATACCGAAAATGTTGTTGGACTTACGGGTCTAATTGGAAATCCTTCAGGATATAATGCTGTTATGCAATGTGATGTGTTGTTAATGTTGGGAACAGACTTTCCATACATAGAATTTCTTCCGCATAAAACAAAAACCATTCAGGTAGATATTCGGCAGGAGAATATTGGAAACAGAACCGCTGTGGATCTTGGAATATGGAGTGATATCTCCTCATTCTTAAAAATTCTACTTCCTAAAATCGAAACCAAAAAGGATGCTGATTTTCTGAATAAATTAAGAGATAATTTTCAAAAATGGAAAGCCAATATGGCCCAGCAGGCTTCAGCTTCCCGCGATAACGAACCTTTACATCCTCAAATTTTTGCCGATCAGATAAATAGGTACGCAGCCAATGATGCTATTTTTACTGTAGAAACAGGGACTTCTGCTATATGGGCAGCACATCATATTTCTTTTCACAGCCAAAGACGCGTAATAGGTTCTTTTAATCATGGTTCTATGGCGGTTGGATTTCCTGCAGCCATCGGGGCACAGTTTTCAAATCCCGGGAAAGAAGTTTGGTGCTTAAGCGGCGACGGTGCTTTTAACATGGCAATGCAGGATTTTATTACTGCCGTGAAGTATAAACTACCCATTAAAGTACTGATATTCAATAATTCGGAACTTGGTTTTGTGAAGCTTGAAATGGAAAAGGCTGGTCTTTCTCCAAGCCTTAAAGCCCTTGAAGAAGTAAATATGAATTTTGCAGATTACGCCAAATTATGCGGGGGAGATGGCATCAGGGTAGAACACGCTGGCGATATAGAAAAAGCAATCATTCAGGCGAAAAACAGTAAGAAGCCATTTATAATTGATGCAGTGGTATCCAGTGGCGCCTTATCCCTGCCACCACATATTGGTTTCAAAGAAGTCTTTGGCTTTGGTACTTCCAAAATAAAAGAGGCTGTGCAAATAGTTAGCGGTGACAAATCACAGTGGGAAAACCTTAAAAAAGAATTGGAATCTTATTTTAATTAA
- a CDS encoding flavodoxin family protein — MDKKFNELKAVYINCTLKKSPNKSHTRSLIDLSANIMKSEGVRVEIIRLADYHIPVGVQPDMTKEGESKDDWPKLYEKIMSANILVIGTPIWLGERSSIASKLIERLYGMSGFQNEKGQYIYYGKVGGCLITGNEDGVKHCSMGILYALQHLGYSIPPQADAGWIGEVGPGPSYGDTEWNGEKKDPPVGFNSDFTNRNTTFMTYNLLHLAKMLKNNGGYPEYGNSRKDWDDGTRWNFENPEYR; from the coding sequence ATGGATAAAAAATTCAATGAACTTAAAGCAGTCTATATAAACTGCACTCTTAAAAAATCTCCAAATAAAAGCCACACAAGATCTTTAATTGATCTTTCAGCAAATATTATGAAATCTGAAGGTGTAAGGGTAGAGATCATTCGTTTAGCCGATTATCACATACCGGTAGGAGTTCAACCTGATATGACCAAAGAAGGTGAAAGTAAAGACGACTGGCCAAAATTATATGAAAAAATAATGTCGGCTAATATACTGGTAATTGGGACTCCAATTTGGCTTGGAGAAAGATCCTCAATCGCTTCGAAATTGATTGAGCGGCTTTATGGAATGAGCGGATTCCAGAATGAAAAAGGGCAATATATCTATTATGGAAAAGTAGGGGGATGTTTAATAACCGGAAATGAAGATGGTGTCAAGCACTGTTCTATGGGCATTCTATATGCCCTTCAGCATTTAGGCTACAGTATTCCTCCACAGGCCGATGCTGGCTGGATTGGAGAGGTTGGCCCTGGTCCCAGTTATGGGGATACCGAGTGGAATGGAGAAAAGAAAGATCCGCCGGTAGGTTTTAATTCCGATTTTACAAACAGGAATACCACCTTTATGACCTATAATCTATTGCACCTGGCAAAAATGCTGAAAAATAACGGAGGCTATCCTGAATATGGGAATTCCAGGAAAGACTGGGACGATGGTACCCGCTGGAATTTTGAAAATCCGGAATATCGGTAA
- a CDS encoding thioredoxin family protein, with protein MEINNPIFTYKEFFEWMQSLAKAGKTSGDDQTQVLADFTALNCRRMSRLNKTLILNDELKKALDTISEVQEWIVITEAWCGDSAQNLPLIAKMADFSDTIELKIILRNKNPELMEKYLTNGSKSIPKLIVFNKSGKELFAWGPRPVPAQALLEEWKREPAGRNWEAFETELHTWYARDKARTIQQEFIEIFKNL; from the coding sequence ATGGAAATAAATAACCCCATTTTTACCTACAAAGAATTTTTTGAATGGATGCAAAGTCTTGCAAAAGCCGGAAAGACATCTGGAGATGATCAAACCCAGGTTCTTGCCGATTTTACGGCATTGAACTGCCGTAGAATGTCCAGGTTAAATAAAACCTTGATCTTAAACGACGAATTAAAAAAAGCTCTCGATACTATCTCTGAGGTACAGGAATGGATTGTAATTACTGAAGCCTGGTGCGGCGATAGCGCGCAAAATTTGCCCTTGATCGCAAAAATGGCCGATTTTTCAGATACTATTGAATTAAAGATTATCCTACGAAATAAAAATCCGGAGTTAATGGAGAAGTATTTAACCAATGGAAGTAAATCCATCCCCAAACTTATTGTATTCAATAAAAGTGGAAAGGAATTGTTTGCCTGGGGACCTCGTCCTGTTCCTGCACAAGCGCTATTGGAAGAATGGAAAAGGGAACCGGCCGGGCGCAATTGGGAGGCTTTTGAAACCGAGCTGCATACCTGGTACGCACGAGATAAGGCCAGGACCATTCAACAAGAATTTATTGAAATTTTTAAAAATTTATGA
- a CDS encoding DUF2652 domain-containing protein yields MESPASIEKISAINRKMDEPVKKAVYFMADISGFSGFVENTAIKHSIQIISELLETLLDNNVLEMNLVEIEGDALFMFSEKTFDFKQLEDQVSKMLMAFRQHLINYDQKRICNCKACSDAINLKLKFIIHFGRLDFIKVREIIKPYGKDVNRVHRLLKNDIPKKEYLLLSSPGIRHFKLDHRISDFEQLASHYDIKMLPYYYKDLEISKND; encoded by the coding sequence ATGGAATCGCCCGCCAGCATAGAAAAAATTTCGGCGATAAACAGAAAAATGGATGAGCCAGTAAAAAAAGCGGTTTATTTTATGGCCGATATCAGCGGCTTTTCCGGTTTTGTGGAAAATACCGCCATTAAGCATAGCATCCAGATTATTTCTGAATTGCTTGAAACTCTTCTTGACAATAATGTCCTGGAGATGAACCTGGTTGAAATTGAGGGTGATGCTCTTTTTATGTTTTCTGAAAAAACCTTTGATTTTAAACAATTGGAAGATCAGGTTTCTAAAATGTTAATGGCTTTTCGCCAGCACCTAATAAATTACGATCAGAAACGCATTTGCAATTGTAAGGCCTGTTCAGACGCTATAAACCTGAAGTTAAAATTTATAATCCACTTTGGCAGACTCGATTTCATTAAAGTTAGGGAGATCATAAAGCCTTATGGCAAAGATGTAAATCGCGTTCACAGATTGCTCAAAAATGATATCCCAAAAAAAGAATATTTGTTGCTGAGCTCTCCGGGAATTCGTCATTTTAAACTTGATCATAGAATTTCAGATTTTGAACAACTAGCCTCACATTATGATATTAAAATGCTTCCTTACTACTATAAAGATTTGGAGATATCTAAGAATGATTGA
- a CDS encoding formate/nitrite transporter family protein: protein MDNRFLDVHKVVHEMSLETWRNLKGYSFLKALVLSIMGGAFITFGALFSILISAGIETTGVVLLLQGFGFSVGFFMVILSGALLFSETNVVLPASLLDCSTKELALGSLRFWGITILGNVIGAYFVGLWINYAHDYPADFSVTLEHIVHKKMYYYRGHDLNFWFQAVISGMFGNWLVGIAAVFATMGKTIIGKYIPVFLAVSLFVAANFQHSPANMGYFSLIMPTGNGPGWENAIFWNLIPAALGNILGGVFLVALPFWYALSSSEKAALKRKHKTKNK, encoded by the coding sequence ATGGATAATAGATTTCTCGATGTGCATAAGGTAGTCCACGAAATGAGCCTTGAAACTTGGCGAAACTTAAAAGGCTATAGTTTTTTAAAAGCACTAGTGCTATCCATAATGGGCGGAGCTTTTATTACATTTGGCGCCTTATTTTCAATTCTTATTTCTGCCGGAATAGAAACTACAGGTGTGGTACTTTTATTACAGGGATTCGGGTTCTCAGTTGGATTTTTTATGGTGATCCTTTCAGGGGCACTACTATTCTCTGAAACTAATGTGGTGTTACCAGCTTCGCTATTAGATTGTAGTACCAAAGAACTGGCTCTGGGATCTTTACGATTCTGGGGTATTACGATCCTGGGAAATGTGATTGGCGCTTATTTCGTGGGCTTATGGATTAATTATGCCCATGATTATCCCGCAGATTTTTCAGTTACCCTTGAACATATAGTACATAAGAAAATGTATTATTATAGGGGGCATGACCTTAATTTTTGGTTTCAGGCAGTGATAAGTGGGATGTTTGGAAACTGGCTAGTGGGAATTGCTGCTGTTTTTGCGACCATGGGAAAAACAATAATCGGGAAATATATTCCTGTCTTTCTCGCCGTTAGTTTATTTGTTGCAGCTAATTTTCAGCATAGTCCTGCCAATATGGGGTATTTTTCTCTTATTATGCCCACCGGTAATGGCCCGGGTTGGGAGAATGCTATTTTTTGGAACCTCATTCCGGCAGCTCTGGGAAATATCCTGGGAGGTGTGTTTTTAGTTGCTTTGCCGTTTTGGTATGCCCTGAGTTCTTCGGAAAAAGCAGCCCTTAAAAGGAAACATAAAACAAAGAACAAATGA
- a CDS encoding DUF3179 domain-containing protein, whose protein sequence is MKSIIILLFALATIQSTSAQQKKGFDLSNSSIPVTEIKDGGPPKDGIPAIDHPKFLQASQVSLGENARILGVYENGIAKAYPISILNYHEIVNDHFGEKPVVITYCPLCGSGIAFKAEVNGEKLSFGVSGLLYNSDVLLYDRQTESLWSQLKNEAISGKLKGEKLKILNTANTTWENWKEKYPNTLVLSEDTGFNRDYSRNPYPDYENSSRLYFPVNEKNELFPPKEMVIGLKLNGKTKAYPFSELKKLKGKVLKDSFAGQKLEIRYHPKAGSAEVINENGELLPAITNFWFAWYAFNPNTEVYQYEGH, encoded by the coding sequence ATGAAATCGATTATAATACTTCTTTTTGCACTCGCGACTATCCAATCAACCAGTGCGCAACAAAAAAAAGGTTTCGATCTTTCTAACTCAAGTATTCCTGTAACAGAAATAAAAGATGGCGGACCTCCAAAAGATGGAATTCCGGCCATAGATCATCCTAAATTTCTCCAAGCTTCACAGGTAAGTTTAGGCGAAAATGCACGTATTTTAGGAGTTTATGAAAATGGTATAGCCAAAGCCTACCCTATCAGCATTTTAAATTATCACGAAATCGTTAATGATCATTTTGGGGAAAAGCCGGTGGTAATAACCTATTGCCCTCTTTGCGGAAGCGGCATCGCATTTAAAGCTGAAGTCAATGGTGAAAAATTAAGTTTTGGGGTTTCCGGATTATTATATAACAGCGATGTTTTACTTTATGACAGACAAACCGAATCCTTATGGTCTCAGTTAAAAAACGAAGCTATTTCAGGTAAATTAAAAGGAGAAAAACTGAAAATTCTAAATACGGCTAATACAACCTGGGAAAATTGGAAAGAAAAATATCCGAATACTTTAGTCTTATCTGAAGATACCGGTTTCAATCGGGATTATTCCCGGAACCCATATCCCGATTATGAGAATTCGTCTCGTTTATATTTCCCCGTAAACGAGAAAAATGAATTATTTCCGCCCAAAGAAATGGTGATAGGTCTTAAGCTAAACGGAAAAACTAAAGCTTATCCCTTTTCTGAATTGAAAAAATTGAAAGGAAAGGTCCTCAAAGACTCCTTTGCCGGACAAAAATTAGAAATCAGGTATCATCCCAAAGCAGGAAGTGCTGAAGTCATCAATGAAAATGGCGAACTACTTCCCGCAATTACCAATTTCTGGTTTGCATGGTATGCTTTTAACCCGAATACCGAGGTGTACCAATATGAAGGTCACTAA
- a CDS encoding carboxymuconolactone decarboxylase family protein encodes MSNQTYKIGLKPVELEDANEQQKEILEKAKKANGMIPNMYKNMVNLPALQNTYDTGYHQFRKDSGFTPAEQEVVLLTISIANSCGYCTAAHSYLAENVSKTPKEVIEAIRQGHKIEDDKLRALHEFTKVMNESRGNPTPEEAKKFLDAGYSEKQILAIILAQAVKTISNYSNHIFHTKVDEAFAGSKLEKA; translated from the coding sequence ATGTCAAACCAAACTTACAAAATCGGTTTAAAACCGGTTGAACTGGAAGATGCTAATGAGCAACAAAAGGAGATCCTGGAAAAAGCTAAAAAAGCTAATGGGATGATCCCTAATATGTATAAGAATATGGTGAATTTACCGGCCTTACAAAATACTTACGATACCGGTTACCATCAGTTTAGAAAAGACAGCGGATTTACACCTGCCGAGCAGGAAGTGGTATTATTAACCATCAGTATTGCCAACTCCTGCGGTTACTGTACCGCTGCCCATAGTTATTTAGCTGAGAATGTTTCAAAAACTCCTAAAGAAGTGATTGAAGCTATCAGGCAGGGCCATAAAATTGAAGATGATAAACTGCGCGCCCTGCATGAATTCACAAAGGTGATGAATGAGAGCAGAGGTAATCCTACTCCGGAAGAAGCCAAAAAATTCCTGGACGCCGGTTATTCTGAAAAACAGATCCTGGCTATCATTCTTGCCCAGGCTGTTAAAACCATAAGTAACTATTCCAATCATATTTTCCATACCAAAGTTGACGAGGCTTTCGCGGGAAGTAAATTGGAAAAAGCTTAA